In Salarias fasciatus chromosome 13, fSalaFa1.1, whole genome shotgun sequence, the sequence GTCTGTTCACCAGCGGATACAGCAAACTTCTGGGACAGCTATCAGCGCGGAGGTACCTGGAGTCCCTGATCGGAAAGCGGGTCAggtaggagcgcagcgcgccctaAAGACGCACCTCTGAGCTCACGGAGTCAAGACATGGCCACATGGAAACGAATGTCATCAAACACAACTGTTCCTTAAAATACATCCGTCAAAAAAATGATTAAGTTTTTCAAAACTCCTAGTTGTAAttctttttaatgtatttgtatGAACAATAGTAGGCTTGCATTTAATGGATCTGTAGCTATAAAATATTCACGTTCAAAGCGCTTTTCTCAGATAACCTACAgggaaaatgtgtgaaacttTAACTGCAGACATTTGTGGGCAGAACGCAGGAGTCTTTATGATGAAATGTCAATTCAGGCTGTGAGAAAGACCTTCAAAATATCCAAGTACATTACATGGCGTAAAttataattttctttttatcttctAATGTGTTCAAAGTAAAACTGTATATGTTGAAAAAAGTCATGATGACAGAAGCATTTTTCCTATTGAATATAATGTATTCCATTAAGTATAAGTCcaagaaacagaaatacagGGCTGCTATACTATGTTAACACTGAGACATTTAAAAATCAACAGTTTTTTGACtctacatttcatttaaaaagaaatgacagagaaattgaaaagaaaacttaGACCAAATGATGAGGCTATTGCCTCAAAAATGCATTATCTCCCTACCTAGATGTGCAGACAAGTGtatgcaaaataaaaagaagtggCATCACTGCTTTTCCATTTTTAACCATTAACCTTTAACTAAGCAAGCGGCCATATTTTCACATCCTCTTCTCTTGTACAAGTGAGAATATGCTGATGTCAACACATGACCAATGAGTCCAGTAAATCACATATACGCTCATTTAATGCAAAACTCATAGCGTCATAAGCTATGCATTCTaaattgtttcttattttggtCAGTTTGATGCTTTCCAACATGTTATTCGGTATAAAAATCATATGACAGGCATTACTTGGAGATGGAAAAATTACCTTTTTTCTATATGTATTTAAAATTCCCGCATATTAGGAGGCTTTTTTTTAGATCTCTATCAAAACCTCATTTCATAACTTTGATGTCTCCTCCAAATATGCTCAGATTCATCATGTTACTATTTCAGCCCCGCTGACATTTACAATGAATAAAGACTTGACCGACTTGATGATGCATTTTGTAATTGGTTAAAGATTTTAAAGGTTAATTTATGCCATTACCGCTTTGTCACACTTTTGCCATACAGCCAGAGGGaagtcacacgcacacacacgcacacacatacacacatgcacacacacacacacacacacaatgaggcGTTTCCACGAACGACAGCCTGAGCTGCACCTCCTCGTGTCACTCTGATGGTGTTTCTTCTCCACAGTGACGAACTGATGGAGGAGCCAGTGAAACGCCACTCAGACGCCATCTTCACAGACAACTACAGCCGCTTCCGCAAACAGATGGCTGTCAAGAAGTACCTCAACTCAGTCCTAACAGGAAAGAGAAGGTAGGGATGAGTGTTCACCGTCAGACTGGCTGTGTAGGACAGTAACTGCGAGAAAAAGTGACCAAGTTCACCAGACGTCACACAGATCACATGCTTTGGTAACAAACTGAGATAATAGGCCATAAACAAGACAATCAAGATCTAAACACCTTCAGGCGGGTGTGGTAAAAGAACAAGATTTATCAACGATATTACTGCCAAACCTAAACCAATGTGCACATCATATTGCACATTAAGTGGAATAAATTTAGATTAATTGTGGACAGAAGGGTTGTTGTCAacttaaattaatttttttaattaagggGCTTCGTCTTGTTGTGAacagatttttaaagaaaaagtaaaatcaaATATACTGTGTTCATAAATGGTTACAGTTGTGTTGCAGGTTTCcaaaagtaaataaacataacGAAGCTACATAGACTTTTTAAAAGCTGTCAaacaccattaaattcatgaaattTGGTCAAATAAAGCCAAAAAACTGCAAAGGTTTCTGTTTGGCTGAACATGTAAAATGTACTCAGCACGATCTTTAAAATACTTGATTACTCAATGTGTCCGGAATAAGTTcagttttgcaaaaatgtgCAACACATTCATTCACCTGATGTTCAGTTATATTTGCAGAAATGACGTTTTTACCGAACTAAATAATTCATACAAATGAATTCTTctgcaaacgcacacacacacacacacacacacacacacacacacacacacacacacacacacagcctcgaAGATCCTGGAAGCAGCGACCCTGAGGAATCCCGGGACGAACCTAACACCTTCCAGGAGAGCTATGACGACATCAACGTAGACCATCTCCTCAACAACTTTCAACTGgtgggcagacacacacacacacacacacacacaccacctgaaATTCTCAGGTGCTTCATTGGCGtacgtttgcatgttctccctcctcATAATAAGCTGGAATCGCCTCCACTTAACCTTCGTCTGTAGAAAGTGTTTATTGATATTGAGTTGTTATATCAGAtacatcaaaaacaaaagtttgatatacaaaaatgtaacatttaCAAATCAATTCAGGAGCGTTTTCACACATAAGCTTTCATAAAACTTTGACATGATGTGATGCTTCCTTACCATTATTGCTAATCTATAAATGACAAAACGTTGGTATTATAGGAAGCGTCTGATTTATGATCGAAATAGAAGAAGGGAATCTGTACACaagaggtgtcaaacatcaggtctgtgggccaaaactggcctgcaagaggctccaatccggcccgtcAGACCACTAATGGGCTGAGTGTGATTTTACGGAAATATAGATATTTGCATCACTTAATACTCTGCACTactaaaacatgtttgacactGTTGTTGTGATCGTTTTGGCAAACCCCGCTCTGAACATTCGATCACATCAGTGTTTCTACATCTTCTCTGTCATTAaccctcttcttctctgtccaCGTCCCGTCCTGCGTTTGTTCCCTGCAGCCTCTTTGAGGAGCGGCCTGTGCACGAGTGAATACCTCAAGTCATCCTCATCAGATCAcccatttcaaaagaaaaaaaaaaaaaaaaaaagaacaacagcaacTACACAGTATTAATCCAAAGGACATTCGAAGGTCGACCGACGATGGTGTGTTCTCCGATGTGGCCATCCGTCTCTCCGTCCAGACTTCACCAGTTTACACTGTTTATATTCTCTgtatttacacaatgcttctcagTACAGACTCCATGAGCAGCATGTGAGTCCAGCAGGTTTGTTGATCAGTATTTACGACAGTAAACATGAACGATCGATCTCTGTTGTTTCATTAACTTTTATTAAAATCAGTTTCCctaaaaaagatgtttttggattaaatttgagcaaaattgtCACCTGTTGACCGTTCGACTGTTCaccattgttttctgttttctttagcGGAGAAAGGTTAACTGCAGAAATAAGAAGTTCCTTTCACTTATGTGAGAACCCGTTACTTATAGTTTTTTGCAGATTTAAGTAGAATCAAAATCAACGACTGACAGCAACTAAATCTTTCAATACTGTTTTTAAATTCTTCAAGCATTTAAACGCATGTATACACACTTTTATATTACATGAACAGTCTTTTGGTCATTTGCTATCCACCACTTAGCTCCATAAATTGATGCACTGTTATTATCAGAGTCCTGGAAATATAGTTTAATGACAAACAGAAAGTCCAcaatgtcttcttcttttttgaaaaaaaatcttaagtTCTTCAGTGCAGCCAAACACGAATATTTCATCATGCAATCTGGAACTTCAAATAATTAGTAATTAGACACTAATTCAAGAAGTACTTAGATAGTTTTACTTCAAAGTGTGCTCTCAAACTAGTATTTGCCATAGTTAAAGATTTAATCAAAGACAAAATTCCCAATTTGCTTGCTTTAAAAATTCATATCAtagaatgacatgtttttattaGATTACAAATGATTCTTTAATCAAATGTGCCGTTCGTTTGACTAAACCTCGTGGTCAAGTCAGCAAAATCTAAGTCTCGCTGAGTTTCAGTCGTTTAATTTGACATCAATGTATTTTACTCATTTGCAACTCAGTGGCACAACACTTACACTGCATCTGATTCACCACTTAAATATCTGACTTTAGTTTTTGAGGATTTATATAGTTTTTCTTGCTGAACCCAAAATCTCCTCAGATATTACAGTAAAATTGTTCGAATTAGCTCACAAATCACAGAACAACTTTATAATTTTCCCCCATTTTCCATGATCGGCTCAGTATCGGCAGAGCATCATTTGATTTTGTCTTGAGTCAACAGGTTTGCACAGGGACACACCATTTcagtaaattcaaataaaactgccttttttCTTCCCAGACTCCATGATCTGAGGGCAGATGGGATTGTTTTAGAAACGTCACCCTTGTTTTTTTGGTCATCACCAAATAAGAATCATGGTGGAGAGGATGAACACGTTTTGGAGGGACATAGATGCATATAATCACTTTATACTATTCAATATGTAGAGCAAAGAAGTTATAACTGTGCATAGACCTGCCTTTAGTGCATATAGTGATGTACACCACTCACCAAATAAAAgatgttggtttatttttcaaCGCTGAGTCGTTTTGTCTGTCTGATTGTTTGCAGATTCACATTCAAACTGGCTCTTCTTGCCTATTTAAAGATTAAACTTTAATCTGCTTTTTCAATAATATGAAGGCTGGAGTTGTCAACAAAATCAAGAATATCCTGAGATGGAATGATTATTGattaatacattaaaacaatCAATTAAACAGCAGCAATGTAAGGGAATTCGCCATGTTTCAGACAGTATTGAtggtttcttcttattattagtTGTCAAaggctgttgtgtttttttcttcaagaaatgtggctatttaaaagaaaacatacaaacaagTGTACATTCTTCAGCATTCTGTACATTTAGTCAAAATTCATACTTATCCATATAATATGTAAATCTGTGCAGTGACTGATAGGACTCTTGGCTCTTTTCGCGCCTGTATCGGTATATTTGACTGCATCATTCGAGCCATTGCCTTCTGACTACAGAATTCCTTTTGGAGCACATGTAATCACTCATTTTCTGTACATAACATGTAGCAAATGATTTTTCTTACATGTCTCTGCACTTCTGCATATGTAATGACTCAAATGAGCCTCAAATGGAAGAGCATCTTACATTAAGCATCTCATCTTTACAAGTTTGCTGTTTTGTGGATTATTGTAGTTTACCTCAgctatttttttctccctttttagGATAATGAACCCTTTTTTCAGCATCCATTTGTTAAGTAAGCTTTTCCCAACTAACTGATTTGTATTCAGCTAAACTTAGCATGAATCAGGGTGAGGGTTAACTGATCGTCTTCCTGGTCACCTGATATGGAAATAAGGCAGCGTGTGGCCTTTACACGTTTCCTGTGGATGTCCGCTGATTGGCATGAAGATCTGTGCCACCGACATGAGAGCACTCCATGTAAAGTGAGTGTCTGTCTGCAGTCCCCCGAGAAGCAGGATCAAGATGTCCTGAAATAAACTGAGATAAGAACAATGAAGGCAACTCAATCCCTCTCAGACAACAAACAGACATAAACTGCTGTATGTTCAACCATTCCTGTAGAAATTAATGAAAATCCGGGAGCTACCATCTTCATTCTGCAATTCTTGCATAAAGAAAACTCttttcagcaccttggacagcaccaCATAGCCACAGTACCGTACCATAGAGTTGATACTGAAATTGTTCATGTTCTCTttgaagcacattaaaaaagaaactgtaaCTGAACTTTGGTTGAATgatggcaaaaaaaaccccaaaaagttCAAATTAAAGTGAGCTGATAATCCATTTTTTGgtcaaatgaaaatatattgatGTGTATTTAGAGTTATCTCAAGTAAACTCTGACTTTTCTGATTCTTAACgttgaaaaaaatgagaacaatGTTTAGACTGTTTGATGAGAACATTATCATCATGAGTCGCTTCTCTTATATGACATTATATAACATGTGGTGCACAAATAGCTACATTTGAAAATTTAATGGTAACAgcattgaaaaatacaaaattaagtTTGAATTAATTGAAGTGCTGCAGTGCAGTGAATGTCCGAGTGAGCGTTTGCATCTGTTCAGCTCTTCTTCATGCTGTATTAGTTGAGTTAGACTCCAGACCTATGAAAGTCTTATCCGGATGAAGCAGATGTAAAAGACAGATAGTCTGTCCAGTGATAGTGGCGAAGATGTTCAATCGTTACCAACCACTTGTTAATATTGCAATATAAAGTGATAACTTCTTGAAAATTACAGATTTTCTCTCAAATCAGTGTCTTTGTTACAtttggctcagaggaggactctGAACGCCAGACGCCGCTGTTAGTGGGGAAAGAGCTCATTTTATTGGGAGTACTAAGatccaaaatccaaatgacCAAAATCAACATTCTCCAGAACACAGGCGATAATGATGAgacactagaaaacacacagaacacagatgAATCCAAAATCAGATATATACTGTACCATAACCACAGATTTCCCATCTCACCctgtccacatgtcaaagtgtccttgaccaagacactgaaccccaaactgcttcCAGTGGATTGATTGAGAGCCTTGCACGGCAGACgactccactggtgtgtgaatgggtgaatgtgaaaaacagagTGAATCACTTTAGACTCTGCTCAAACAGTGTGAAAGCGCCTTATGAGTGTCGTGCGTTTACCAGAAATAACACACGAGGAGGGGAAgtctgaaaacagacacaatcaAACACGTTGTGACTCTTAAGGTGAGAGGCGGTTTAGAGGTTTGCACTCATATTGAGCATTTGGTTTGATTTCTCGCAGGCCTTTTTTTTTAGGACTTTGCACGTTCTGCCTGTGCATACAAGTCTTATTACATGCACATTATCAAGTGACTCTAAACTGTCCCCAGGATTGAATGAGAGTTTGAATTAATgcctgtttctttgtttctgtagAGTCTGTGTGAATGGAGATAAATGTTTgtaaagtaaaaacacagaaatgtgtttccTCAATGGGATTTGGACTCAGTGACGCAGGCACGGTAAAGCTGTCACTGCGCTGATGTGTTTACCTAAATCACACCTgactgacacaaacacaatgttGCTTTCAGGACCAATACAATATTAAGCCTGAAATTTTCAGCCGGCTGATTCTGGCAGTTTGaatgaaaggaggagaaagtACTTAATGGACCATAAGTCTTCTATGTCTTATCCTGTGAAGTGCTTTGCTTTCAGACACTGTGTCATGCTGTAGATCAGGATACTTCCCTGTTATACACCTGGACACTGCGCTCTGTGATAGTTACTGAAAGAGGTAAAGTTTATTACTAACAGACAGCGAGATAAGTGCAAAATTAATTAAAAGGTCACAGAGTCTCTCTTGTAAAACTTTAAGccccagatgttttttttccacactgttAGGTAATTGTCTATATTCATACAAAATTCTCAGACTGACGTAAagctaaacccccccccccccaagcaaGGACATGATGAACAACGAGTGAGAGGCATAAAAGATCAGACTTCTTTCTGGAAAACAAGTTTCCTGATACAGTCTGACTTCTAGAAGTCAAACTTTTCGAGGTCAGACCGCAAAACCTTCTGGAAGCAGGTTAGACTTCACTCATTCATCATCACCCTGCTGGAGCTGGGAGACAAAATACACTCTGCCATGTGTCCCTAATGTCTGAGTGATGTTAAATGGATTCCTGGATCAgtgattttgttgttgtgtgatATAATTGTTGACAGTTACACTGCCTGGCTAGGGACTTATTAAAGAGAAGCTAACACATTCTAGCattgctgtttggtttttttgcagAACGTGTGGCAGAAAAAATGACTTTCCCTCCGAGTGACTGAATTAATACATCAAGTAAAAAATGCAGCCGCTGAATCTCAGCAGTGACTCACTTTGTTTACAAGTGTCAAAACGGCAGCAGAGGTTTGACTCATAAATGTCATAAGCAATGGTCTGCAGGGCTGAACCCACATCCGGCCGGCTTATAATTAGAAGGTGTCACTCGCTGTGGAGGATGCACTCGACGGACTCTGCTGATTCAGTTAATGCTTGTATTGATTTCCATCAGGTGGCGTTACACGCTGATGTTAAACAGCTGTACTGTTAACCGCGGACACATTACCCTGCTATTTACCAGTGAGCATTAGTAGAGTCATAGCACAGCACAAAGAAACACTAATTTATCTTTATGTCCTCAAGTTGTCATATTTTATTGCTTCAAATGAAGATTTATCATCTTATTAACTTCAGCCATCAAACGGCTGAGTCTGGAAAAATTGCAGCGATGAGGAATTTGGCTTTCTGCTGTCTCATAATGTATATATTTGATATGCACTTCAATGCTGCCTCTGCCCTCTTTCGCTGTCTGagtctcttcttcttgtttggAGTTCCAGTTTCatggtttgtgtttctgctgctgttgtgccatgtaatgtttttttgtttgtttgcttttgcaCTCTCATGTCTCGTGTTATTTGTTTGCTGTGCTTCTCCGAGAACTCCCCTCTTAGTCCAGCCGCCCGCCTGACtcccctctctcgcccctcctcaccctcagcTGCACCTTGTTGCCTCAGGTATTCTCCTCGTCTTGCTTTGACCTTGTGTTTCATCCACGCCTGTTATCCCGACTCTCGCTCTGCGTTACCCCAGTTCACTGTGTCTCATGccaattacatttcattttgagagaatattttcttttcttttacttgTGCAAGGTGTAGGATCAGAATGTACCTTGATTTATCCATCGTGTCAAGGGGTAACTCGCATGTCAAAGCATATATGATGGAAACCTTTGGTTGTCAGGTAAGCGGAGTATTaatttattaatcccaaactgggaaattttGGTGTTGCTTTTGTACATGCACTCTTTACCTTCTTCCTTTATGTATGGAAAGAAATCACTTGAAAGGAGGAACCCTAGATTGTGAGGACTAAAATATTGGATTTTGGTGGCAT encodes:
- the vip gene encoding VIP peptides produces the protein MCKAMLQRTGPHLLLLIALCSVLYSRTLSLPYTSMRPTRHADGLFTSGYSKLLGQLSARRYLESLIGKRVSDELMEEPVKRHSDAIFTDNYSRFRKQMAVKKYLNSVLTGKRSLEDPGSSDPEESRDEPNTFQESYDDINVDHLLNNFQLPL